Proteins found in one Pseudoxanthomonas sp. SL93 genomic segment:
- a CDS encoding metallophosphoesterase family protein has translation MKWGLAVLLLGTCATTLAQEVTTRQPEPNTRVPQGVVRYAPGGFPDRIVASPAQDAATGFSVAWRTGTVVRSPRLEIVVAGDSPDMGEPRRINATSMPLKTENGEAHHHRADIDGLQPDTLYAWRVQGDRTWSAWHHTRTAAAAGAPLTLLYFGDTQNKNVSLTTRVVREAMRAAPDARLALFAGDLVSGGDGEDDNEWGEWFEANEVLPTSLVVAPAIGNHEYFEEFEDTPQERRVLGAHWPVTFALPGNGVAQAKRTTYWFDYQDVRVVVIDGTSALDLGTAKAQARWLDGVLAVNPKRWSIVLTHQPFFSPREGRDNVLLRQHLLPVIRKRRVDLVLQGHDHVYGRLKNEAPTPVFVVSVTGAKQYRLSDEARKTMRPVAEDTQLFQVLRFDGPRLRYEARTATGRLYDAFELVDGETAGKQLVERVEGRIEERTCTRAETLKGRADRCWE, from the coding sequence ATGAAGTGGGGACTGGCCGTGCTGTTGCTGGGGACCTGCGCGACGACGCTCGCGCAGGAAGTGACGACACGCCAGCCCGAACCGAATACGCGCGTACCGCAGGGCGTCGTACGCTACGCGCCGGGCGGGTTCCCCGACCGGATCGTGGCTTCGCCAGCGCAGGATGCCGCCACCGGCTTTTCGGTGGCGTGGCGCACCGGTACCGTCGTCCGTTCGCCCCGGCTGGAAATCGTCGTCGCCGGTGATTCGCCCGACATGGGCGAGCCTCGGCGGATCAACGCGACGAGCATGCCGCTGAAGACCGAAAACGGCGAAGCCCACCACCATCGCGCGGATATCGACGGCCTGCAGCCGGACACGCTGTATGCGTGGCGCGTGCAGGGCGACCGCACCTGGAGCGCCTGGCACCACACCCGCACGGCCGCCGCTGCAGGCGCACCGCTGACGCTGCTGTACTTCGGCGATACCCAGAACAAGAACGTCAGCCTGACCACGCGGGTCGTGCGCGAAGCGATGCGGGCCGCGCCCGACGCACGCCTGGCGCTGTTCGCCGGCGACCTGGTCAGCGGTGGCGACGGCGAGGACGACAACGAGTGGGGCGAGTGGTTCGAGGCGAACGAAGTGCTGCCGACCTCACTGGTGGTCGCGCCGGCAATAGGCAACCACGAATATTTCGAAGAGTTCGAGGACACGCCGCAGGAACGCCGCGTGCTGGGCGCCCACTGGCCGGTGACATTCGCGCTGCCGGGCAACGGTGTGGCGCAGGCGAAGCGCACGACCTACTGGTTCGACTACCAGGACGTGCGCGTGGTGGTGATCGACGGTACGTCGGCACTGGATCTCGGGACAGCGAAGGCGCAGGCGAGATGGCTGGACGGCGTGCTTGCCGTCAATCCGAAGCGCTGGAGCATCGTGCTGACGCACCAGCCGTTCTTCTCCCCGCGAGAAGGCCGCGACAACGTGCTGCTGCGCCAGCACCTGCTGCCGGTAATCCGCAAACGCAGGGTCGATCTGGTGCTGCAAGGACACGACCACGTCTACGGTCGCCTGAAGAACGAAGCGCCGACGCCGGTGTTCGTCGTGTCCGTCACCGGCGCCAAGCAGTACCGGCTCTCCGACGAGGCGCGCAAGACCATGCGGCCCGTCGCCGAGGATACCCAGCTCTTCCAGGTGCTGCGTTTCGACGGCCCGCGCCTGCGTTACGAAGCGCGCACGGCGACCGGCCGCCTCTACGATGCCTTCGAGCTTGTCGATGGCGAAACGGCGGGCAAGCAGCTCGTCGAGCGCGTGGAAGGCCGCATTGAGGAGCGCACCTGCACCCGTGCCGAGACCCTGAAGGGCCGCGCCGACCGGTGCTGGGAATGA